From the Flavobacteriales bacterium TMED191 genome, the window GAGAAGAATTTGGATTTATTGGTAGCCTAATAGTAATCATATTATTTATGATACTAATTACTAGAATCATTATCTTGAGTGAAAACCAATACTCTCGTTTCAGTAGGGTCTTTGGTTATTGTTTAGCATCTATTTTATTCGCACATATAGTAATAAACATTGGAATGACTATAGGGATAGTACCAGTTATTGGGATACCACTTCCATTCTTAAGTTATGGCGGATCTTCACTTCTAACTTTTTCAATAATGCTATTTTTATTTATAAAACTAAATTCGCTTAAACTAGAAAGATTCTAAACTATTTAATAGAAATTGAACCGATTGTCAGTAATAATACTTTCGTCCTTAAGCAAGTCTAACAATAACTTATCAACCTCTGAATGATAATTTCTTTGTATAATATTTTTATAGCTGTCAAATGAACTTGGATAATTTACATTACCATCAACTTCCTTTAAGAATACAAAAACACCCTCCTCATTGATAAATGGTTTTGAAACTACATTAACATCCTCGCTAAAAAAAGCACCGACAGCCCCTGGATTATATGCACTTTCTCCAAAAACATCTGAGTTCATTCTTAACTGTTTAACTACATTAACTGAAACATTGAATTGATTAGCTAAATCTTGAATTGTATTAAAATTAGAATTATTGATTTGATCTGATGCGGCATTTGAGATACTTTTCTTGTTAATACTTGTGATAATCTCATCTTGGACTTCCGAAAGATTTTTATACTCATTCTCTGAAATATTCGACACGTAAGCAACAATATACTTGTCTTGTAAGTCAAAAAATTTGGTTTCATTAAGACTTGTTTCATCACTAAAAGCCCATCTTACTATTTCTCTTGCCGTACCTAAGCCGGGTACCGTTTGATCCATTTTTTCTAACTCTACACTTCTTGGTCTAATATTAACTTGCTTAGATAACTCATTTGCATCAAGTATTTTTTTATTACTGTCCATAAAATCAAATACCTCAGAATAAATTTCATTAAGAGTTTGATCACTTGCGTATAATTCTCTTTCTAAATAAACAATTGAAGCACTGTCAGAATTTACATCCATAATTCGAGCCATTTTACAAAAAGATGATTCAAAATATGGGTATACAATTCCATTATCAACACGTCTTTGTAGTTTTATTTCATCAAGCTCAGCTAAAGCTATTTTATCTAAGCTATAACTATTATCACCATTTTGAGTTACAAAGGCTTTCAAATCTTTAGTATTCAAAAAACCTAAATCAATCTCTTCTTTTTTTGTTCTCTTATTAAAAACCATCTTGTCACTAACCAATTCAGTCATTTCTTGTATGATTAACGATTTATCTTGCTCACTCGGTTTTAAATCAAAAATAAAATAAGTAACAGTTCTATTGGGTATATTTTTAAATTTGCTCTTATTATCTGCATAAAAATTCTTTATAATTTTATCTGAAGGTCTCTGCTGTTCGTTTAAATTATTAGAAGGAATAAATACATATTGTCCATTTACTGTTTTTGTTTGATCTCTATAATATGTTTTTGCTTCATGTTCAGTTACATAAAGTCCAGTCTTAATCGCATTAAAATACTTTAATATTTCCCGATCCCTAACTTCATTATTTTTAAAAAAAATATATCTCGGCCATTGTGGATTATCAGTTCCCATTTCAATCCAATCTCTAATTAAATCAGGACTATATTTATTCCATTCTCCTGACTCGGTTTGCTCACGAAAAAAGAAACCAAATAAAGATGATTGATTTCCGGTAATTTCACCAGATATTAAGTCCCAAACCTCTCTATCACCGACATTAATTCCTGATTGATTAAATTTTTCAGACAGAAGGATGTCTTCAATTTTTTGTTCAAAAAATAAATCTCTTTCCTGTTGCCTTTGTTCTTCAGTAATATTAACTGTACCAAAAGTTGATACAAACTTTATATTAATATTTTGCTCTAATTCTTTTTCAAAGTTTGTGAATGCAATTTCCGTATCATTCACCTTTAATAAAAGATTTTGACCTTTTTGAAATAATGATGTGCCTCCACTCATCAAATCTGTAAGTATAAAACCTAACATGGCTATTCCTATCACAAAAATAAGTAGTCCAGATCGCTTTCTTATATCACTTAATGTCATAACGTTAAAATTTTGGGTTACGAATATACGATTATTATTCTATGACACAAAGAATAATTTCCTCTATAAAATTATCTGTAATCTTAACAATTTTAAATTCATAATTTTTAATTGTTATGATTTCTTGATTTTTTGGGATTCTCCCTATATTACTTACAATAAAACCACTAAGAGTATCATACTCTTCGGAAAGCTCTAGTTTAAAGTCATATTGCTTGTTCAGGTCATCAATTTTATGCTTTCCTAAAACATGATATTTGTTATCCGATATTTGGAGTCCTGAAAAACTAGTTTCATCATGTTCATCCTCAATTTCTCCAACTAATTCTTCCAAAATGTCTTCAACACATATTAAACCAGAAGTGCCACCATACTCATCAACCACTAATGCAACACTACGACGTTCTTTTAATAATTTATCAAGTGCTGTTTGAGCAAGTAAACTTTCTGGTATTATTGAAATCGGCAATAAAATATCCTTAATAAAGTTGGGGTTCTTAAATAATTCAAAAGAGTGGACATATGCAACTATGCTATCTAAATTATCTTTAAAAACTAAAATTTTCGAATGTCCAGTCTGAATAAATTTTTTGCGAAGATTAGTTATAGAATCATTTATATTAACACCTATAATCTCAGTTCTAGGAATCATACAATCCCTTACCTTTAGAGTAGAAAAGTCTAAAGCGTTTTGTAAAATTTCTATTTCTGGATCTACTCCGTCAATAGATTGTTTAGCAATTTCATTATGTTCTTCTAAATACTCATCTAAATCTATTCTGTTAAATACAACATCTTCTTTACTATTGAGCTTCCCAAATATATTAGAAATTAAAAAGTTAGAAATTGTGTTGATAAAAATTGAAAGTGGATATAGTAAATAAATAATAATTATGGCAGGAATTGCAAAAAACTTCAGTAATTTATTTGGGAATAGTGAGAATACTACTTTTGGTAAAAATTCTGCAACAAGTAGAACTAAAAAGGAAGAGATAATTACCTGAATCAATAAAACCAAAAACGGAATAGAAACTAAATACTTAGCAACCATGGGTTCTAATAAATTAGCCATATAAATCCCATAGATAACTAATGCAACATTATTGCCTATTAGCATAGAAATAATAAAATGGGTAGGTTTTTCCGTAAATTTTGAAACTATTTTATTAGTTAAATTCCCTTGCTCCTTTTCTAAGAAAATCTTTAATTTATTGGATGAAACAAATGCAATTTCCATGCCTGAAAAAAAAGCAGAAAATAAAAGTGTCAGAAAAATTATACTATAATCAAAAACCATATTAATTATTAAAGATAAATAGTTCCAGTAATATTTGATAATGTATATGTTGAAAAATACTGATCCGCCTCAAATCCAAAACCCATAATAATTTGATTTTTAGTGTTTATTGTAACAAAATCATCAGTGTAGATTTTTTTAGTCTCACTATTCCAAAATAATTGTTCTGTATTTAATTGTTCCATTTCAGAATTTATTAAAATCACATTTCTACTAACTTCAACAGTGTGTTGAATTTTATTTTGAATTGCATAGTCTGCTGAAATTGTAGCTATAGTATCAAGCTTATTGTTATAAACATATACATCTATCCCATTAGGAAAAGTGTTAATTTCCGAAAGTTGATTCATTTCAGGAGCAATTAACTTAAATTCTAAATTTCCCTTTAAATAATATGACAATTCAATATTTTGCGCAAAGTCACCTAGATTATCACCTGAGGAATTAAAATTTATGTCTTCCAACTTATTAACACATGAAAAAAAGGTTAATAAATAAGATATAAACAAAATTCTCATACAAAAGCTTAATTAGAAAAATACGGGTTTTGTACAACTTCAGTATACCAGCATTCAATCTTATAAGTTTTAGATTCTAAACCAATAACCTGAAATGTTGATGTTTTATCAGGCATTTGGGTTGTGTATGTTTTGATTTTTGTGTTAGCTTCTTTTTTTAGGGAAGTGTCAATTTTTTTTGCAAAGTTATACTTTTCAATAGCTGCCCAATAACCTACCCTTTTTGTGAATTCATCGTATTGATTATCTCCCGTATTCTCTCCACATTTTCTAGAGGACTGTGCATACAAGTCACCAATAAGTATAAATGGGGCACCCCAACCGGCTCGATAGCGACTTGCTTCTAAAGCTGCTTTCTTAGACTTATTATTCAATCCCATTGCATAGTATGTTTTAGCTAAATAAAATAGATAATCAGCTTTTTTTATACTATCCAACTCCCCATCTACTGCTTGGGAAAAATACTCAAGGGCTTTATTAAAGTCCTCCTTTCTCAAGGATCGAACTCCCATATTAAATGCAGATTTAGGTGTAGGATTCTCTTCATATTGCCTCGCCGCAATCTGAAAATAAATATCCGTATCTACACATTCCTTTTTTCTAAGAAGCTGTGCTGCTCTTTGAAGCCAATCAAAATCATTTTTATTTAACTCAAAATTTGGAGAATATAATGCTTCTAGTTTTTCACACGTTATATGGGGAGCTAATGTTTTTTCCATATTGGCTCTGACATCATTGAGTGTCTTTAATTCTGAGTTATTTTTTTTTAAATTTTTTTTCTCTTTTGAACTAAGAGTCTCCTGAGAATTAAAATTAAAATTTTCCTGATTAATTTTAGCCTCCTTGTAATCTATAACAGCAGATAATTCGGAAAACAAATCAATTAAAACTTCTTTGCTCAATACTTTTTTTGATGTTAACTTAGCTCCTGA encodes:
- a CDS encoding HlyC/CorC family transporter, which gives rise to MVFDYSIIFLTLLFSAFFSGMEIAFVSSNKLKIFLEKEQGNLTNKIVSKFTEKPTHFIISMLIGNNVALVIYGIYMANLLEPMVAKYLVSIPFLVLLIQVIISSFLVLLVAEFLPKVVFSLFPNKLLKFFAIPAIIIIYLLYPLSIFINTISNFLISNIFGKLNSKEDVVFNRIDLDEYLEEHNEIAKQSIDGVDPEIEILQNALDFSTLKVRDCMIPRTEIIGVNINDSITNLRKKFIQTGHSKILVFKDNLDSIVAYVHSFELFKNPNFIKDILLPISIIPESLLAQTALDKLLKERRSVALVVDEYGGTSGLICVEDILEELVGEIEDEHDETSFSGLQISDNKYHVLGKHKIDDLNKQYDFKLELSEEYDTLSGFIVSNIGRIPKNQEIITIKNYEFKIVKITDNFIEEIILCVIE
- the lptC gene encoding LPS export ABC transporter periplasmic protein LptC, yielding MRILFISYLLTFFSCVNKLEDINFNSSGDNLGDFAQNIELSYYLKGNLEFKLIAPEMNQLSEINTFPNGIDVYVYNNKLDTIATISADYAIQNKIQHTVEVSRNVILINSEMEQLNTEQLFWNSETKKIYTDDFVTINTKNQIIMGFGFEADQYFSTYTLSNITGTIYL